In one Sporomusa sphaeroides DSM 2875 genomic region, the following are encoded:
- a CDS encoding helix-turn-helix transcriptional regulator — MIKNAVSNNQIFNPQDGTCPVCAGLDHIYRTSSFQTEMRVPETIGAGYFRRIVVKPSLRLSVSDMTFYEKITMGEKQRSSLYSLAFCLGEEFCWQVEGKPKQEYGIGCGESCMFNRNQDISVSSYHPGSRFWGISVEFDLGIIASFMQHRGKEHACQSLFSGCNFLCNGKTSPGIRLILNEMINCRYQEQLKKIYLEGKILELVAVYLDETVFEDSAGTLTGDVSAYDREALYTARKLLDENLVAPPTLGKLAKLICLNEYKLKTGFKKLFGMPVHTYIIDRRLELARLLLEEKKLRVTEAASLVGYNDLSYFAEKFRGKYGVNPSQYSKTR; from the coding sequence ATGATAAAAAATGCCGTGTCAAACAATCAGATATTTAATCCGCAGGACGGGACTTGCCCGGTATGTGCCGGCCTTGATCATATTTACCGAACCAGTTCGTTTCAAACGGAAATGAGAGTACCGGAAACAATTGGTGCAGGCTATTTCCGGCGGATTGTTGTCAAACCCTCCCTGCGGCTATCTGTCAGTGATATGACTTTTTATGAAAAGATAACAATGGGGGAAAAACAGAGAAGCTCCCTGTACAGTCTGGCCTTTTGCCTGGGAGAGGAGTTTTGCTGGCAGGTAGAGGGGAAGCCAAAGCAGGAATATGGGATTGGCTGCGGGGAAAGCTGTATGTTCAACCGCAACCAAGACATCAGTGTCAGCAGCTATCATCCGGGTTCGCGCTTTTGGGGGATTAGTGTGGAGTTTGATCTGGGTATTATTGCTAGTTTTATGCAGCACAGGGGCAAGGAACATGCGTGTCAAAGCCTGTTTTCCGGCTGTAATTTCTTATGTAATGGCAAAACTTCCCCGGGTATTCGCCTGATTCTCAACGAAATGATCAATTGCCGTTATCAGGAACAATTGAAAAAAATCTATCTTGAAGGAAAAATACTGGAGCTGGTGGCCGTCTATCTGGATGAAACTGTTTTTGAAGACAGTGCCGGCACCTTGACAGGCGATGTTTCCGCCTATGACCGGGAGGCATTATATACAGCCAGGAAGCTTCTGGATGAAAATCTTGTGGCCCCGCCTACGCTGGGAAAACTGGCAAAATTGATCTGCCTGAATGAATATAAACTGAAAACCGGCTTTAAGAAATTATTCGGAATGCCGGTTCATACCTATATTATTGACAGGCGGCTGGAACTTGCACGTCTGCTGCTGGAAGAAAAAAAACTCAGGGTTACGGAAGCGGCTTCACTGGTTGGCTATAATGATTTAAGTTATTTTGCGGAAAAATTCCGGGGAAAATATGGCGTTAATCCGTCACAATACAGTAAAACCCGGTAG